The DNA sequence ACTGGGTTTGCAACTAAGTGCTGAAGATCTGCATGGAGCAATCTGGATCAAGAGAGGGAACAGGGCAAATATATATCAGGTTAGTGCTCAACACCATAACCGGGAACTGGCAGTTGATATGGCAAACTTATATTCCAGAATATTCATTAAAAATTATAATCTGATGCTCAATAATCCAGCCAAAAGTACATATGAATACTATAAAAGTCAGCGAAATATATATGATGAGCAATTGCAAGATATTCTGAAAGAAATCAGGCAATTTCAAAGGGATTATAATATCACTTCGATTGAAACTGAAGTTGATCGAAAGAATATGCTTTTGAATGAGCTGGAATTAAATGTGATGGAGGGTCAAACCCAGATAAGCAATCTGGATGCACGAATTGCAGATATTGATGAAAAATTACCTCTATTTCCGGAAACCAGCGTCCCAATAGGATATACAGTTGATGAACCAGTGGAATCCAGAATTTATATGAAGCAGAAAGAGATTGAACAGAAATTGAGGATATATACGCCGGAAAATCCCAAAATCCAAAAACTATATAATGAACTTGAGCAATTAGAGGAAGAAAAGAAGGAATGGGACAAAGGTAACATAGTACCTTCAAGAGTTAACTATGGTTATGACCCAGTAAGGCGTAATTTGCAGGATCTGCGAAGTAATTATGCTAATGAACTCTCAGGATTAAAACAAAACCTGATAAAATATCAGCAGCAAATAGAAGATACGCGCAGTTCAATCAGATATCTAAGTGGTTTAAGTGATGAATTTCAGATATTCAGGACCCAGGAAGAAAGTATTCGCAGAAGAAGTAATGATGCAGAAAACCGGATGGTGGAAGCCAAAATAGCTAATGAATCAAATGTCAGTGATTTTGAGATCATTGATGAAGCCATTCCACCAAAATTCCCGGAAGCAACGCGGACCAAAATGATAGCTATGATCGGGGGTTTACTGGCATTCCTTGGCTTAACCATATACTATCTGCTGCGGGAATTTCTGGATGACACGATAAAATCCGATTTTGATTTTGATAAAATATTTAATATTAAATTGATGGGAGAAATACCGAATAAGGATTCTTTCCCGCTGGAAGTTTACTGGTCACAAATCCAGATTGTATTCGGTCAGATCAATGCCGTTCTGCGTGGCAAACGTCAATCATTTATTACGATTGGCAATGATAGATCAGGAACAGGCAAGAGCTTCCTGATACGGGAGATCCATGATCTTTATATGTCACGCAATAAAAAAGTACTCTGGATAGAGACCATAGAAGATTCTGATGTAGAAATTGAACCATATATTATCAATAAAACTCTTTATGAAGATAGTGAATTTAATCCTGAGAATAATGTCTATGAGCTTTCTAAAGACCAGTTCAAGTGTTATTTTCTCAGGGATGAAAATTCCTTTGTGCAGGTACTTGATAAATCAAGTCTGCTGGATTTTCTGGGTAAGTTGAAAGATTTTGATGTAGTCATCTGGGAATTGTTTGAAGTTCCCTATAATATGCAGTTATTTACCACGATAGCATCAGTATCTGATCTTTTATTAATGGTTACCCGATTCCGTTATTCAAACAAGGAGAACTTCCAGAATATAGTAGAATTTTTGAAAGAAAACCTGGATATTGAGGTTACAGGAGTATTAAATGATATACAGAAGCCATACTTCCAATCAAATTTCTAAATCAGTTATAAGTTTAATATTTATCCTGTTAATTAATGGGATGGCTTTATTTATTACGGGTTGCAGCGATCCAGAGCTAAAAGATGAGACGCTTGAAGCATTGCCACAATACCTGGAAGAATTGAAAATAGAAGAAGGTGAGCAAGAGACTCGTTATGCTGCTCTTTTGGAATTGCATAACCTGGAACCTGAGACCTATGTGATAGGTTCAGGTAATGAATTTGATATCAAAGTATTTGCCTTTGGTGAAATTGAAGAAGAATATAATACTTATAATGCGATAGTGAAATCAGATGGTACTATATCAGTAAACTACATCGATGAAGATATTTATATTTTGGGCATGACAATGGAAGAAGCCAGAAATGAAATAAAAAAGCACATCACAGAAATCTATGATCCCAGAGTAGCCATGAACCCTAAAAAACTGCAGAGCTCTTTTGTTACTATCATGGGTCAGGCAAGGGATCCAGGAAATTATCAAATTTATGCAGATATGCGAATCCTGGATGCTCTGGCAGAAGCTCAGGGATTTGCATCTGGTATTGTGAAAGGAACCACGAAGGAACTTGCTGATCTTTCCGGCAGTTTTATTGTCCGGGATAACAAGGTATTACCAGTAGATTTTCTGGAACTGGTAAGGAAGGGAAATCAGCTCCATAATATTCCTGTGAAAGATGGTGATTACATCTTTATAAGTTCACTTGCAAATCAGGAATTATATATTTTGGGCGAGGTTATGAATCCCAATGCATATCTATATAAAGAAAGTCTATCTTTGATCCAATTGGTCGCTTTTGCTGGTGGATTTAGTGAAAATGCCCAAAGCAACGTTTATCTGATAAGGGGAACTTTATCTCACCCCAGGGTTTTTATCGTAGATACAGATGCAATTCTTCATGGAAATTCCCGTGATGTTGTTCTTAAGCCGAATGATATCGTATATGTTCCACGCACATTACTGGGCGAATGGAATCAGGTAATTTCACAAATTCTGCCTTCATTGCAGGCAATTCAATCTGGTTATATAGTAAATTCCATTTTTGATGATATAATTAATAATAAATAGCCGGTATGATCTGGAATGAAATATGTGATTTTCTTTCTTGCCCTGATAATCGGGGTGCCAGCGGGGATAGTATTTGCACGAGTAAATAAAACTGTCGAGAAGATAGTTTTTTTTCTTTATATATTTCTTACAACAGAAGAGATTACGATCAATTTTGTATCACGCGAGTTTTTCAAAGGAACTTCAAGAGGTTTTGAAGTTGGAATTGTGGATTTGATTGGCATCATACTTTACAGCCTGATAGTACTTAGAGCACAAAAAAAACCACCTCGAATTATTCCTCCAGGAGCACCAATCTATTTTATACTTTTTGGTTTTTGTCTGATTTCAATAACTAATTCGGCTCCTGGATATGTGATGAATTCCTTTTTTGAGATCTGGAAAATGATCAGGATGTATTTGTATTTTTGGATCAATTATAATTATATTATTAAATACTCTCAATATGATTATATTGTATATTGTTTCAGGGCTATTATATTGTATATCAGCTATCATGTGATCAGACAGAAGTACTTTATGGGTTTATGGCAGGCAAAAGGACCTTTTCCTCATCAGAATTCACTGGTGATGTATATGATTGTATTGAACTCAGTAGTTCTTGCCTTTATCATGAACAAGAAGCAAAGGATCAAGCTTTTCTGGTGGATAACCACATTTGCTCTGGGTAGTCTTTGTATTGTTTCCACATTTTCCCGAGCGGGAATTGTCTGCTTTGTATTATCATGTATGGTGATCATGATGCTGTCCTTCACAAATTCTGTAAACCCCCGAAAAGTTGGTGTTACGATATTGATCATGTTCATCGGATTATTAGGGGCAATCAGATCAATGGATTCAGTTATCACAAGATTTGAATCTGCTCCCGTAGAATCTGCCAATGTACGAAAGATGCTGGCAATATCTGCTGTCAATATGGCAAATGATAAAACATTCGGAGTGGGATTAAATAATTTTGGGCTCAAGGTTAACTTGCCATATCATTATTCAGACCATATAGAAGAATTAACAGAAGAAACCCAGGGGGGACTAGTGGAAACAATATATCTCAGTTATGCTGCAGAAACCGGATGGCATAATATGGTTGTATATTTTTTATTACTATTTTATTTCTATTTCAAGAATTTGAGTAATTATGTAAAATATCGTCATTCAGATTATATCTGGCTGCCAATTGGACTTGCTGGCGGATTAATGGGTATTTATATGGAATCAGCTTTGGAGTGGGTGCTCAAACAATCCAATAATTTTTATCAGCTTATGCTATGTTTTGCCCTGATAGGAAGTATGGATAGATTATACCGGGACAAACAGAAATTAAAATGGTTGAATTGGAAGAAAAAACTCAGGAAAATCAGAGAAGAAGAACGAGAAAAGGGTAAGATAACCATTCCCCATTATTAAATTATGAATAATAGATTTATTAGAGCTATAATTTCTAATCCTTTGAATATATTTAAGATATTTTATTTGAATTTTAAAATGTTCCTATTCAGGCTGCAAGGTAAAAAGACCATTGTGTATAATATCCAGATGGATTATTTTTATAATACCTTTGAACCTATATACGTGGAATTGCTGAATAATAAAAAGATTGTGGTTTATTTTGCCTATTATGAAGGCATGCAAAAACTGTACGATTATTTGAAGGCATTTATCCCAACAAAATATTTGATACCCAGTTCTATCTCACCATTTGTCTATTTCGATATGTTCATATCAGCAGAGAAAAATGGTCCAGATTTCCCATTTTCATTTTTCCCTACTAAGAAAATCCAAACTTACCACGGGACGGGAGTTTATCCTCTCTATCAGAAAACTGCTGTGCTTTCCCGGTTCAATCTTCATTTCGCTATCGGTCCTCAGTTCGTGGAATTCGTTAAAACTCTGCCGCATACAAAAAAGGATGAAAACAGATACGCTGAGGTAGGGTTCCCAAAACTTGATGCCATTTTTTCGCCTAATCCAAATTTTATTCATAAACTCAAAAACATGTATCACATAAAAAATCAGTTCGTGATTCTTTACACTCCTCACTGGAATCCATATGGCTCGATTCACGTTCTCTCACTGGAGATGATAGCAAAACTTGCTCAACTGGATAACGTGGCTATTCTCATCAAAGTACACCACTTTCTATTCACGAAGTATAAGGAACAAAACTGGAGGACAACTCTCCAGAACTTTGCTGATGAACATGAAAATGTGGTGTTAGTCACAAGAGCAAACACGCAGGAAATCTACTCTCTTGGTGATATGCTCATTACTGATACAGGTACTACTGCTGCTTTTGAATTTTCTATTACCAAGAAACCTGTTTTTGTATTTTATAATCAGCAGTGGTTTGAAAATAACCAGAATGCAGAAGTAGAAAAACAGATCATTGATACTGCAATCAATTTTACGACTATTGATGAAATAGTAGAATACACGCGGAAGCTTCAAAATGGAAATGAAGAGATACAAAAAGAAATCTCAGACCAGCAGATCAAGCAGCAGCAGCTGATCGATAAATACCTCTTTAATCCTGGAAAAGCCACTCAGGCTGCCGTTAAAGTAATTAAACAGGAATTATGGCATAAATATCATGAAAGATAATCTTAAGAAACTGATTGCCATTAATACAATTGCTAATTATGGACTTACTATTTCCCGCTTTATTACCCAGATCATTCTTACTCGAATTCTTTTCCTCAATCTTGGAGCAGTTGCATATGGTTTCTGGGCACTACTCTGGTCTATATTTGGCTACAGTCTGCTTCTGGATTTCGGATTTGGCACTTCTGTCCAGAAATACAGCGCAGAAGTTACCGTTACTGGCGATTATGATAAATATAACCATCAAATATCTACTGTGATCACATCTTATGCGATAATGTCCACATTGATAATTGTCGCAACGCTGGTCATGTCACAATTTCTCACAAAATTATTTATTTTCCCTGATGGTACAGATGTTATTTATTTCAAAAAAGTATTTATTTTCTTTGGTTTAGGTACCGCTCTCACTTTTCCATCCGGAGCATTTACCGAAATCCTGCGGGGAGTGGGTAAGATATATCTCCGCAACCTGGTGAACTTTATTACTCTAATATTAAATTTTGTAGGTATTATCATAATTTTTAAATTAGGATATGGACTTTTAGAACTGGCAGTATTTTCTGTGATCATTAATCTGATCAATAACCTATCCATGGCATCCTTTTGCTTCAAGCTGCTGCCCAAAATGAGGATAATGCCAAAATATTTCGAGCTCGGGATGCTCAAAGAGGTAGTCAGTTTTAGCATTTTTGCCTATCTGATCATGTTTGCTAATATTATTATCTTTAAAACTGATCAAATAGTTCTCGGCGTTATGCTGGGCGTTACAGCTGTTGCCATATATCAGGTTGCTTCCCGCTCAGCAAATGTTCTGCTTCAATTTACTCACCAGTTCCAGGAAACTCTCACTCCTGTAGCTGCTGCTCTTCATCAAGATGGTCAGCATGACAGATTAAGACGTATTTTGTTTAATTCAAACCGCATTATTGCGCTCATCTCAACCCTGCTATTTATTATTCTCACATCACTCATTAAACCAGTATTGCTTATCTGGCTGGAAATTGATCCGTCAAATCCCCAGTTTGCTGATACATATCAGGATACTATTCATATAGCTTATCTGATGAATATCTCAATCTATCTGCTGCTGGTTTTCCGTAGTGGTTCTTCCAAGGTTTTACTGATGACCGGTTCTCATAAATTCCTATCTTATGTGGCAATTGCAGAAAGCATTATGAATGTAGGATTTTCTATTCTCTTTATCAAATTGATCGGTGTTGTGGGAGTGGCTATAGGTACTTTGATCCCCAACGTGATCCTGGGTATTTTTGTTATTTTCCCCAAAGCTGCCAGATATAGTCAGATTTCTATAAAAGAAACTATTGCCAGGATTTATCTGCCACTTGTTTTTGTATGTATCCCTCCGCTTCTATTTGTCAGCTATTTTAATTATATAACCCCCTTAGCCAAGTGGAATTTCATCACTCTCGTACTGGTTTCAATACTGATGGCTGTGTTGTACCTCATTCCTGCCTGGTTCCTGATGCTCTCATCTGAGGAAAGAAAGCTGGCACTGAACCGCATAAATAAATTTTCTCACCGCAAATGAGCAATTCCGCTGTTTTCCTCGACCGTGATGGGGTGATCAATCTCGATCCCAGCTATATCAATGACCCTGCGGATATGATCATATATCCCTTTGCTGCCGAAGCTATCAGAAATTTTAATAAACTCAATCTCAAGGTTATTGTAGTTACCAATCAAAGTGGAATTGCCAGAGGAATGATCACTTTCCAGCAATTGCAGGATATTCATCAGAAAATGATAGATGATCTAGCCAGAGAAGGTGCGTATATTGATAAAATTTATTTCTCACCTTATCATATAAAAGGCAAAATTGAACCCTATAATATCCAGCATGAAGACCGAAAACCTGATATTGGTTTATTCAAAAAAGCCTGTCTGGAATTTCAACTTGACCCCCACACTTCATTTATGATTGGTGACCGGAAGTCAGATATGATCTTTGCTCATCGGGCTCAATTGATCCCGATACTGGTTCTCACAGGTGATGGCAAAAGTGATTATATCGAAAGTGGGTTCTTCCGGCAATATGAATATGCCCCGAGATTTATTGCTCAGGATATCCTCGCTGCCAGTTGGCTTATTGAAAAATTGATCAAGGAATAAATATGTTGAGAGTAGCTTGCTGGATATTGATACTCAGCCTGTTTCTGACTGCCTGCGGGATTGATGAACCTGTTAATAATAACGATGATGACCCTGATATCAGCGATCTCACCATTGGTTCTAATGAAACTCTGGAAATCGTTACTTGGAATATCCAATCCTTTCCGAAACTTGAAAATGAAACCATTGATCTTGTAGTGCAATTGATCAATGAAATGGATGCTGATATTATCTGCATGCAGGAAATAGAAGATAATGCTGCTTTTATCGAACTTGATAGCCAGCTTACCAACTGGGACGGTTTCAGAGGAAGTGGCGCTGCTTATAGTATCAATCTGGCTGTGTTATATAAAAATTCTGCTGATTTTCAGCTCGAAAGCATTGAAGAACTTTTTACTGATGACTGGTATGCTTTCCCCAGGTCTCCGATTCAGCTGGAATTCCTCTGGAACAATGAGACCTTCTTCGTGATCAATAATCACCTGAAAGCCATGGGGGAAGAGGATGATATAGAACGCCGTCGGGAAGCTTGCGAGGGTCTTCATGACTATATACTCACTGAGCTGCCTGATGAAAATGTGATAATTACCGGTGATCTTAATGACTTGATCATAGACCCGCCTGACACCAATGTCTTTAATGTATTTCTCGATGATCCCGATAATTTCCTGTTTGCAGACTATGATATAGCTTATGGTTCAGCACTTCACTGGTCATGGAATAATGGCTCTTCTCACCTTGATCATATCATTATCTCAAATGAACTCTTTGATGAGTTTACTAATCCTCAGTCTAGTATCCAGACTATCAGAATAGATGATTATCTTGATGGTGGCTGGAGCTTTTATGACGATTTTGTTTCTGATCACAGACCAGTAGCTCTCACACTTCATTTCTAAGATGCTTTCGAAGATCTATAAACTAATTTTCTGCTCTATACATCTGCCAAGGGGACTATTATTCAGTTTGTTTCTGCTTCTGGTTGTTCTGAATATTATGGATGCCATCTCCACCTGGAAAGTAGTCAAACGGGGCAGTAACAAAAACGAAAAGAACCCTCTTGCCAGATTTCTGTTCAATATAATGGGACCAGTTCCTGCCATGATCCTTCTCAAAGGGATTGCAATTATCATCATATTGTATATCTCGCTAAATTATCAAGATTTTGAACCTGAAATCCATACCTATATGATTATTCTCAACGTCATCTACCTTTACATAGTTTTACACAATTGTCTGGTGCTTAAAAAAATCAATTCACGCTCCCTCTCCTCTTAAAAAGTCTAAATCTTAAAAAATCTCTATTCTACTTTCTGATCTATGAATAATATTTACTCAGAATCCCCTGCTGATGGACTTTGACAGTTAAATTCAGGTAATTTGCAGGTAATCACGAAGAACAACAAAGCACGTAGTAACATTTAAATGTCAGTACGTGCTTTGTTGTTCAGGCTTATTTCCGGCAGGTATAGATTACCAGGTCGGTGGAGATTATAAGAGAAGTATGCTAACTACTTGATATTATTGGAGTAAGTCCTATTAACGGTACCGGTTTGAGGGTATAATAGCGTTGAATTTAAAGTTTGGATAGACGATTGATGTCATAATATATTGATATTTAGATAGTTAAGGGTACTTAACAGGGATATAGAAAAATCTATTCCAAACTTCTTACTTTCTGCAACAAAAGGAGCTGTGATATTTTTTTTGAATGGAAAAATCGGCTATCAGTTCATTTGAGAGTATTAGAGAGTCGCTGACTTTTTTTTAATTTGACATTTTAATAAGGTCAATAAAAACTAAGAGATATACATCAAAGTGAATTAAAATGAAAAAAGAGGTAATGTTACATAAATTATTGATATTAATAAAGTTATTAACGGGAGAGGGTAAATGTTTAAGTATATAAGAAAGCGGGACAATAAACTTGTAAAGTTTGAGCCGGAAAAAATCACCCAGGCACTTATCAAAGCAGGAGATGCTTCCGGAGAGTTTGGAATTGATCAGGCAAAGCGTTTAACCATGCAGGTATTGAATCTTGCTTACCAGATAATAGGTGAGCGGATTCCCTCAGTAGAGGAACTGCAGGACATGGTTGAGGAGGTATTGATATTTTCGACCTTTAAACGCACCGCAAAAGCTTATATAATTTACCGTGACCAACATACCAAGATCAGGGAAATAGTATCTA is a window from the Candidatus Stygibacter australis genome containing:
- a CDS encoding SLBB domain-containing protein, coding for MIYRSHTSNQISKSVISLIFILLINGMALFITGCSDPELKDETLEALPQYLEELKIEEGEQETRYAALLELHNLEPETYVIGSGNEFDIKVFAFGEIEEEYNTYNAIVKSDGTISVNYIDEDIYILGMTMEEARNEIKKHITEIYDPRVAMNPKKLQSSFVTIMGQARDPGNYQIYADMRILDALAEAQGFASGIVKGTTKELADLSGSFIVRDNKVLPVDFLELVRKGNQLHNIPVKDGDYIFISSLANQELYILGEVMNPNAYLYKESLSLIQLVAFAGGFSENAQSNVYLIRGTLSHPRVFIVDTDAILHGNSRDVVLKPNDIVYVPRTLLGEWNQVISQILPSLQAIQSGYIVNSIFDDIINNK
- a CDS encoding endonuclease/exonuclease/phosphatase family protein; translation: MLRVACWILILSLFLTACGIDEPVNNNDDDPDISDLTIGSNETLEIVTWNIQSFPKLENETIDLVVQLINEMDADIICMQEIEDNAAFIELDSQLTNWDGFRGSGAAYSINLAVLYKNSADFQLESIEELFTDDWYAFPRSPIQLEFLWNNETFFVINNHLKAMGEEDDIERRREACEGLHDYILTELPDENVIITGDLNDLIIDPPDTNVFNVFLDDPDNFLFADYDIAYGSALHWSWNNGSSHLDHIIISNELFDEFTNPQSSIQTIRIDDYLDGGWSFYDDFVSDHRPVALTLHF
- a CDS encoding O-antigen ligase family protein produces the protein MKYVIFFLALIIGVPAGIVFARVNKTVEKIVFFLYIFLTTEEITINFVSREFFKGTSRGFEVGIVDLIGIILYSLIVLRAQKKPPRIIPPGAPIYFILFGFCLISITNSAPGYVMNSFFEIWKMIRMYLYFWINYNYIIKYSQYDYIVYCFRAIILYISYHVIRQKYFMGLWQAKGPFPHQNSLVMYMIVLNSVVLAFIMNKKQRIKLFWWITTFALGSLCIVSTFSRAGIVCFVLSCMVIMMLSFTNSVNPRKVGVTILIMFIGLLGAIRSMDSVITRFESAPVESANVRKMLAISAVNMANDKTFGVGLNNFGLKVNLPYHYSDHIEELTEETQGGLVETIYLSYAAETGWHNMVVYFLLLFYFYFKNLSNYVKYRHSDYIWLPIGLAGGLMGIYMESALEWVLKQSNNFYQLMLCFALIGSMDRLYRDKQKLKWLNWKKKLRKIREEEREKGKITIPHY
- a CDS encoding oligosaccharide flippase family protein, yielding MKDNLKKLIAINTIANYGLTISRFITQIILTRILFLNLGAVAYGFWALLWSIFGYSLLLDFGFGTSVQKYSAEVTVTGDYDKYNHQISTVITSYAIMSTLIIVATLVMSQFLTKLFIFPDGTDVIYFKKVFIFFGLGTALTFPSGAFTEILRGVGKIYLRNLVNFITLILNFVGIIIIFKLGYGLLELAVFSVIINLINNLSMASFCFKLLPKMRIMPKYFELGMLKEVVSFSIFAYLIMFANIIIFKTDQIVLGVMLGVTAVAIYQVASRSANVLLQFTHQFQETLTPVAAALHQDGQHDRLRRILFNSNRIIALISTLLFIILTSLIKPVLLIWLEIDPSNPQFADTYQDTIHIAYLMNISIYLLLVFRSGSSKVLLMTGSHKFLSYVAIAESIMNVGFSILFIKLIGVVGVAIGTLIPNVILGIFVIFPKAARYSQISIKETIARIYLPLVFVCIPPLLFVSYFNYITPLAKWNFITLVLVSILMAVLYLIPAWFLMLSSEERKLALNRINKFSHRK
- a CDS encoding HAD family hydrolase, with the translated sequence MSNSAVFLDRDGVINLDPSYINDPADMIIYPFAAEAIRNFNKLNLKVIVVTNQSGIARGMITFQQLQDIHQKMIDDLAREGAYIDKIYFSPYHIKGKIEPYNIQHEDRKPDIGLFKKACLEFQLDPHTSFMIGDRKSDMIFAHRAQLIPILVLTGDGKSDYIESGFFRQYEYAPRFIAQDILAASWLIEKLIKE